From a single Paenibacillus sp. FSL R5-0345 genomic region:
- a CDS encoding YlzJ-like family protein, translating to MTLYTIMSMEQVWEGAFNNYATTREVSVQGMLMQVEPMEEGRARIVRLLDCPLERYLDPSFSPGAIITLT from the coding sequence ATGACACTTTATACGATAATGTCGATGGAACAGGTGTGGGAAGGGGCATTTAATAATTACGCTACAACGCGAGAAGTTAGTGTTCAAGGGATGCTAATGCAGGTTGAGCCAATGGAGGAAGGACGCGCTCGCATAGTAAGATTGCTGGATTGTCCTTTGGAGCGTTATTTGGATCCATCGTTCTCTCCTGGAGCGATAATTACGTTAACATAA
- a CDS encoding ClpP family protease, whose protein sequence is MNYMDGSNGAKNEEVIPQEGNPSTNENMPPNTMGAIKELGQTAVPSGEPDIFCITIIGQIEGHIVMPPQNKTTKYEHIIPQLVAAEQNKNIKGLLIILNTVGGDVEAGLAIAEMISSLSKPTVTVVIGGGHSIGVPIAVSSTYSIIAESATMTIHPIRMNGLVIGVPQTFEYMEKMQERVVKFVTSHSRISEDQFRDLMFKTGELNRDIGTAVGGLDAVKYGLMDEVGGIGAALAHLNRMIGGDFSAAPTAAISGGLTQ, encoded by the coding sequence ATGAACTACATGGATGGATCAAATGGAGCAAAGAATGAGGAAGTTATACCACAAGAGGGAAATCCGAGCACAAATGAGAATATGCCGCCCAATACAATGGGTGCAATAAAAGAGCTTGGACAAACAGCGGTTCCTAGCGGTGAACCGGATATCTTTTGCATAACGATTATTGGTCAAATTGAGGGTCATATTGTTATGCCTCCTCAGAACAAAACAACAAAATATGAGCATATCATTCCGCAGCTGGTGGCAGCTGAACAAAATAAGAATATTAAAGGTCTGCTTATTATTTTAAATACTGTAGGTGGAGATGTCGAAGCTGGTCTAGCGATTGCCGAAATGATTTCTTCTCTCTCTAAACCGACAGTAACAGTTGTCATTGGAGGAGGACATAGTATTGGCGTTCCAATCGCTGTATCCTCTACGTATTCGATTATTGCGGAAAGTGCAACGATGACGATTCATCCGATTCGTATGAATGGTTTGGTAATCGGTGTGCCACAAACGTTCGAATATATGGAGAAAATGCAGGAGCGGGTAGTAAAATTCGTCACTTCTCATTCTCGGATTTCTGAGGATCAGTTCCGTGACTTGATGTTTAAGACGGGTGAGCTCAATCGTGACATTGGAACCGCCGTTGGGGGACTCGATGCCGTTAAATATGGGCTCATGGATGAGGTAGGCGGGATCGGAGCGGCCTTAGCACATCTTAACCGCATGATTGGTGGAGATTTCTCTGCAGCGCCTACTGCAGCAATTTCGGGAGGGCTTACGCAATGA
- a CDS encoding ribonuclease J, translating into MSKKNNNDKLMIFALGGVGEIGKNMYVIQYGADIVVVDSGLKFPEEDMLGIDIVIPDISYLTENRDKVRGIVLTHGHEDHIGGLPYVLKNLNVPVYGTRLTLGLVENKLKEANLLGDTKRILINEDSEIQLGSSLKVTFFRTNHSIPDSVGVCIETPEGNVVHTGDFKFDHTPVNGQFANLHRMAEIGQKGVLALLSDSTNAEKPGFTPSEKNVGIVLEDIFRKAEQRVVVATFASNVHRIQQVVNAAESTGRKITVIGRSMVNVVSIASELGYLNVPDGMLIEPEEMNRMAANRVVVLCTGSQGEPMSALTRMARSSHRKVDILPGDTVIIAATPVPGNEKYVGRTIDELFRLGANVIYSGSNSGVHVSGHGSQEELKLMLNLMKPKYFIPIHGEYRMQRKHALLAESVGVDSQNIFITEIGEIVEIQGGAARKAGKVTAGNVLIDGLGVGDVGNIVLRDRKLLSQDGILVVVVTLSKQNGAIVSGPDIISRGFVYVRESEGLLDEANRIVSSTLQRLMSEKVNEWASLKTSVKDSLGRFLYEQTRRRPMILPIIMEV; encoded by the coding sequence TTGTCCAAAAAAAACAACAACGATAAATTGATGATTTTCGCATTGGGCGGAGTCGGAGAAATCGGGAAAAACATGTATGTCATTCAATATGGAGCTGACATAGTAGTCGTGGATTCGGGACTGAAGTTCCCGGAAGAAGATATGCTCGGTATTGATATTGTAATTCCTGATATCTCTTATTTGACAGAGAACCGTGACAAGGTAAGAGGGATTGTGCTTACCCACGGACACGAGGATCACATCGGTGGTCTCCCATATGTCCTGAAGAACTTGAATGTTCCGGTTTATGGAACAAGACTTACATTAGGCCTTGTAGAGAACAAATTGAAGGAAGCAAACTTGCTGGGTGACACCAAACGAATTTTGATCAATGAAGATTCAGAAATTCAACTTGGAAGCTCGCTCAAAGTTACGTTCTTCAGAACAAACCACAGTATTCCGGATTCCGTCGGTGTGTGCATAGAAACACCGGAAGGTAACGTAGTTCATACGGGAGATTTCAAATTTGACCACACTCCAGTCAACGGTCAATTTGCAAATCTGCATCGTATGGCTGAAATTGGTCAAAAGGGTGTACTTGCGCTTTTGTCGGATAGTACGAATGCTGAGAAACCAGGCTTTACCCCATCTGAGAAGAATGTCGGTATCGTTCTGGAAGACATTTTCCGCAAGGCTGAACAACGTGTCGTTGTAGCAACTTTTGCTTCCAACGTGCACCGTATTCAACAAGTGGTTAATGCAGCAGAATCCACAGGCCGTAAGATTACAGTAATTGGCCGTAGTATGGTAAACGTTGTATCCATCGCTTCTGAGCTTGGATATTTGAACGTACCAGATGGTATGCTGATTGAGCCTGAAGAAATGAACAGAATGGCAGCGAACCGTGTCGTTGTTCTTTGCACAGGCAGCCAAGGCGAGCCAATGTCCGCATTGACCCGTATGGCACGTTCCAGTCATCGTAAAGTAGATATCTTGCCTGGTGATACTGTTATCATTGCGGCAACACCGGTACCAGGTAACGAGAAATATGTAGGCCGTACCATTGATGAATTGTTCCGTCTTGGCGCTAACGTTATTTATAGCGGTTCCAATTCCGGCGTTCACGTATCCGGTCACGGTAGCCAGGAAGAGCTTAAACTTATGCTCAACCTGATGAAACCGAAATATTTCATTCCAATTCACGGTGAATATCGTATGCAGCGCAAACATGCCCTTTTGGCAGAATCTGTTGGCGTAGATTCTCAGAACATTTTCATTACTGAAATCGGTGAGATTGTGGAAATTCAAGGCGGTGCCGCTCGTAAAGCTGGTAAAGTAACGGCTGGTAACGTATTGATTGACGGTCTGGGTGTAGGTGATGTAGGTAATATTGTATTGCGTGACCGTAAACTGCTGTCTCAGGATGGTATTTTGGTTGTCGTGGTTACACTTAGCAAACAAAATGGTGCGATTGTCTCCGGACCTGACATCATTTCCCGTGGTTTCGTTTATGTTCGTGAGTCCGAAGGACTGCTCGACGAAGCGAACCGAATTGTTTCCAGTACATTGCAACGCCTGATGAGTGAGAAAGTAAATGAGTGGGCTTCGCTTAAAACAAGCGTAAAAGATTCGCTCGGTCGTTTCTTGTATGAGCAAACGCGTCGTAGACCGATGATTTTGCCAATTATCATGGAAGTGTAA
- the dapA gene encoding 4-hydroxy-tetrahydrodipicolinate synthase, which translates to MDFGRLITAMVTPFDGDGEINWDVTSELVDYLIEEQKTEALVVCGTTGESPTLSDEEKLQLFSFVLEKANGRCKIIAGTGSNNTKHSIHLTKEAEKIGVDGVLLVVPYYNKPNQEGLYQHFSAIASETSLPVILYNVPGRTGVSMSVDTTLRLAEIQNIVATKECASVDQITLIASSCSDDFRVYTGDDSAGLASLAVGGYGIISVASHVVGAQMSEMIYAYTSGNVQRAGEIHRQLFPIFKGLFECPQPLPNPSAVKYALGLKGLPVGGVRLPLISPTEAEAAFIEALFQ; encoded by the coding sequence GTGGATTTCGGAAGATTAATAACAGCCATGGTAACCCCCTTTGACGGGGATGGAGAAATCAACTGGGATGTAACTTCAGAGCTTGTCGATTATTTAATTGAGGAACAGAAAACAGAGGCGTTGGTTGTCTGCGGCACGACCGGAGAATCTCCAACGTTAAGTGATGAGGAGAAATTGCAGCTGTTTTCTTTTGTACTTGAGAAGGCGAATGGTCGCTGCAAAATCATCGCTGGGACAGGTAGCAATAATACGAAACATTCGATTCACCTCACGAAGGAAGCTGAGAAAATTGGTGTGGATGGCGTGCTATTGGTCGTCCCGTATTATAATAAGCCTAATCAGGAAGGGCTTTATCAGCATTTTTCCGCAATTGCTTCGGAGACTTCATTGCCAGTCATATTGTATAACGTTCCAGGTCGCACGGGTGTAAGTATGAGTGTAGACACAACCCTACGACTTGCTGAAATTCAGAATATTGTTGCGACAAAAGAATGTGCATCTGTCGATCAAATTACACTTATTGCTTCTTCGTGTTCCGATGACTTTCGCGTATATACTGGTGATGATTCAGCAGGATTAGCTAGTCTAGCCGTTGGAGGATACGGGATTATCAGTGTAGCTAGTCACGTCGTAGGTGCACAGATGTCAGAAATGATCTACGCATACACTTCAGGAAACGTTCAACGAGCAGGAGAGATTCATCGGCAATTGTTCCCAATTTTCAAAGGATTGTTCGAATGTCCTCAACCTCTACCGAATCCTTCTGCGGTTAAATATGCTTTAGGTCTGAAGGGGCTGCCTGTTGGAGGCGTCAGATTGCCGCTTATTTCACCTACAGAAGCTGAAGCAGCTTTTATTGAGGCATTATTTCAATAA
- the dapG gene encoding aspartate kinase, whose protein sequence is MGILVQKFGGTSLSTPQAREHVIRNVKRELASGYSLVIVVSAMGRRGEPYATDTLLDWAVQNGDALPEREKDLLMCCGEIISATTLCGLLENEGIASTVLTGAQAGFMTDSNYGNARILDVRPERILRELREDKVVIVTGFQGQTEAGDLTTLGRGGSDTSATALGAALHADMVDIYTDVNGILTADPRIVEDAKPLTYVSYTEICNMAHQGAKVIHPRAVEIAMQAQIPVRVRSTFSEAEGTLVTNPEGFNDIQSGGIVDRFVTGIAYVSNVTQISVECPDGNGTGVQLQIFKSMADNGISVDFINVTPTEALYTVFDDKSEKAISVLQQLGLRPKSLSGCAKVSVIGGGINGVPGIMARIVEALSSQNIQILQSADSNTTIWVLVKKEDMVQSLRSLHAMFELHR, encoded by the coding sequence ATGGGTATTCTGGTACAAAAATTCGGAGGAACATCACTTTCAACACCACAAGCTAGAGAGCACGTAATTCGTAACGTCAAACGGGAGCTCGCAAGCGGCTATAGTTTGGTCATCGTAGTTTCGGCTATGGGCCGACGGGGAGAACCTTATGCAACAGACACTCTATTGGATTGGGCTGTGCAGAATGGAGATGCATTACCTGAGCGTGAGAAGGATCTCTTGATGTGCTGTGGTGAGATTATCTCTGCGACTACACTTTGTGGACTGCTGGAGAATGAAGGGATTGCTTCTACCGTATTAACGGGAGCTCAGGCTGGGTTTATGACAGATAGTAACTATGGCAATGCAAGAATCCTAGATGTGCGTCCTGAACGAATTCTCCGCGAACTGCGTGAAGACAAAGTGGTTATAGTAACGGGGTTCCAAGGACAGACTGAAGCTGGTGACTTGACGACTTTGGGCCGTGGAGGAAGTGATACCTCTGCTACTGCTTTGGGCGCTGCTCTTCATGCAGATATGGTTGATATCTATACAGATGTGAACGGAATTCTTACAGCAGATCCGCGGATCGTTGAAGATGCAAAACCGCTAACGTATGTTAGTTATACAGAAATTTGTAACATGGCTCATCAAGGAGCAAAAGTAATCCATCCACGTGCGGTTGAGATTGCTATGCAGGCACAAATTCCAGTGCGAGTTCGTTCAACCTTTTCAGAGGCTGAAGGTACACTGGTTACGAATCCAGAAGGGTTTAACGACATCCAGTCTGGTGGCATTGTAGATCGCTTCGTGACAGGGATTGCTTACGTTAGCAACGTTACCCAAATTTCAGTGGAGTGTCCAGACGGAAATGGTACGGGCGTTCAATTGCAAATTTTTAAAAGTATGGCGGACAACGGAATAAGTGTTGATTTTATTAATGTAACACCTACGGAAGCACTTTATACTGTGTTCGATGACAAATCAGAAAAGGCCATCTCGGTACTCCAGCAATTGGGTTTGCGCCCTAAGAGCTTATCAGGTTGCGCAAAAGTCTCCGTTATCGGGGGCGGAATTAACGGTGTGCCTGGTATTATGGCTCGCATTGTTGAGGCACTTAGCTCACAAAATATTCAGATTCTCCAATCCGCAGATTCGAATACAACGATTTGGGTGCTGGTGAAGAAAGAGGACATGGTGCAGTCCCTGCGTTCGCTGCATGCTATGTTTGAATTGCACCGCTGA
- a CDS encoding dipicolinate synthase subunit B codes for MDWHGKTVGYAITGSHCTFAEVMPQIQRFVDGGANVVPIVSASVLGTDTRFGTSQNWLKQLKDITGNDIISTIVEAEPLGPSKLLDVLTIAPCTGNTTSKLANAMTDSPVLMAAKSQMRNGRPLVLAISTNDGLGLNAANIAKLLVAKHIYFVPFGQDNPEGKPNSLVARMDLIPEACYAALQGKQLQPMIVEKFHSV; via the coding sequence ATGGATTGGCACGGAAAAACAGTAGGGTATGCGATTACCGGATCTCACTGCACGTTTGCTGAGGTAATGCCGCAAATTCAACGCTTCGTGGACGGGGGAGCAAATGTAGTGCCCATAGTTTCAGCATCCGTACTAGGGACCGACACCCGCTTTGGAACATCGCAAAATTGGCTAAAACAGTTGAAAGATATAACAGGTAATGATATCATTTCTACAATTGTTGAAGCGGAACCGCTGGGTCCTTCCAAGCTGCTGGATGTGCTTACAATAGCACCTTGCACTGGAAATACAACGAGTAAATTAGCAAATGCTATGACCGATAGTCCAGTGCTCATGGCTGCAAAATCGCAGATGCGCAATGGACGTCCACTTGTTCTGGCGATATCTACCAATGATGGCTTAGGTCTTAATGCAGCAAATATTGCTAAGCTTCTAGTGGCCAAACATATTTATTTTGTGCCATTCGGACAGGATAACCCTGAGGGCAAACCTAACTCGTTAGTAGCGCGTATGGATCTTATCCCAGAAGCTTGCTATGCCGCTTTGCAAGGGAAACAACTACAGCCGATGATTGTTGAAAAGTTTCACTCTGTCTAG
- the dpsA gene encoding dipicolinate synthase subunit DpsA has product MLTGVRIVFLGGDARQLEVIRKCVELDATVSAAGFDKWEAPCPGVSLEQMSVELLSNADVLVLPTVGCDDEGNISALFSSDRLMLLEEHFTALPPHCLVYSGMAKSYLRSMCAKHSLKLIELLNRDDVAIYNSIPTAEGALVMAIQNTDFTIHSSKSMVLGLGRTGFTMARSLQGLGASVKAGVRKQEHYARAEEMGWKPFMTSELLLHVPDVDLIFNTIPSMIITAQVLSRISPHCLIVDLASAPGGCDFRYAEKRGIKAMLAPGLPGIVAPKSAGIIMANALVQSISDEALIKGDE; this is encoded by the coding sequence ATGCTTACTGGCGTCAGGATCGTGTTCCTGGGCGGGGACGCGAGACAGCTTGAAGTGATTCGGAAATGTGTGGAATTGGATGCGACGGTAAGCGCTGCCGGGTTCGATAAGTGGGAAGCCCCTTGCCCGGGGGTTAGCCTGGAACAGATGTCGGTAGAGCTGCTTAGTAATGCAGATGTATTAGTGTTGCCTACAGTTGGTTGTGATGACGAAGGGAATATCAGTGCTCTATTTTCTTCTGATCGCTTGATGCTCTTGGAGGAACATTTTACTGCTCTGCCACCCCATTGTTTGGTGTATAGCGGTATGGCCAAAAGCTACTTGCGCAGCATGTGCGCTAAGCATTCATTAAAGTTAATTGAATTGCTTAATCGTGATGATGTAGCCATTTATAACTCCATCCCAACAGCGGAAGGAGCACTGGTTATGGCCATACAGAACACGGATTTTACTATTCACAGTTCCAAATCGATGGTACTGGGCTTAGGCAGAACAGGTTTTACGATGGCAAGAAGTCTGCAAGGACTGGGTGCTAGTGTTAAAGCCGGAGTTAGAAAACAGGAACATTATGCACGAGCAGAGGAAATGGGCTGGAAGCCTTTTATGACCAGTGAACTGTTGCTTCATGTGCCGGATGTTGATCTGATATTTAATACAATTCCAAGTATGATCATCACCGCACAAGTACTCTCACGAATCTCACCGCATTGCTTAATTGTCGACCTGGCTTCCGCTCCAGGTGGATGTGACTTTCGTTATGCTGAGAAAAGAGGAATTAAAGCGATGCTGGCACCTGGACTCCCTGGCATTGTAGCTCCTAAAAGCGCTGGGATTATTATGGCAAATGCGCTGGTTCAGTCGATATCGGACGAGGCTTTAATCAAGGGGGACGAATAA
- the dut gene encoding dUTP diphosphatase — protein MSYYVQINKLAGNEDVNLPCKMSEQASGYDLYAAVENEVVLAPGERALIPTGISLAMPDGLEAQIRPRSGLALKHGITCLNTPGTIDADYRGEIKVLLINLGQEPFAIARNERIAQMVFQAVPVVNLVEVDTLSETERGAGGFGHTGK, from the coding sequence TTGTCTTATTACGTACAAATCAATAAACTAGCTGGAAACGAGGATGTTAATCTTCCTTGTAAAATGTCAGAACAGGCTTCCGGGTATGACCTTTATGCCGCTGTTGAAAACGAAGTTGTTCTTGCACCTGGAGAACGTGCATTAATTCCAACTGGCATATCATTAGCTATGCCAGATGGATTAGAAGCTCAGATTCGTCCAAGAAGTGGACTAGCCTTGAAGCATGGGATTACATGTTTGAACACACCAGGAACGATTGATGCTGATTATCGTGGAGAGATCAAAGTGTTGTTGATCAATCTAGGCCAGGAGCCGTTTGCGATTGCTCGTAATGAGCGTATTGCCCAAATGGTATTTCAAGCGGTACCAGTGGTAAATTTGGTTGAAGTTGATACTCTATCCGAAACTGAACGCGGCGCTGGAGGCTTCGGTCACACTGGAAAATAA
- a CDS encoding M16 family metallopeptidase, whose protein sequence is MEKIVLSNGLRVVMEKIPTGRSVSFGIWVKTGSRNENPGNNGISHFVEHMLFKGTDRYSAKDIAEQFDAIGGNVNAFTSKEYTCYYAKVLDEHLPIAVDVLADMFFRSRMDAEELEKEKNVILEEISMCEDTPDDLVHDLMCAAAYKDHPLAYSILGLKERLMEMKPDDLRAYMKEQYTIENTVISVAGNISDGLIELLEKHFGSFANHGTSAPLTKPDYYGEMLFHRKKTEQNHICLSLPGVRSGDPLQYAMVLINNAIGGGMSSRMFQEIREKRGLAYSVYSYHSSQADSGLFTVYAGTAPKQTKDVMELIKEMMYELATKGLSEDELRKGKEQLKGSLILSLESTSSRMNRIGKNELMLGKHNTLDDMIAKIQLVTMDNINSVLDNMFAEPLSLAMVGSTDKAIANVRRDDLVLLRTNQ, encoded by the coding sequence GTGGAAAAAATAGTATTATCCAATGGATTGCGAGTAGTAATGGAAAAAATTCCGACAGGCCGATCCGTTTCATTCGGCATCTGGGTAAAGACAGGTTCGCGGAATGAAAACCCTGGAAACAACGGGATATCCCATTTTGTAGAACATATGCTTTTTAAAGGTACAGACCGATATAGTGCTAAGGACATCGCCGAGCAGTTCGATGCTATTGGCGGCAATGTAAATGCATTTACCTCTAAGGAATACACTTGCTATTATGCAAAAGTACTGGATGAGCATCTGCCCATCGCAGTAGATGTGTTAGCAGATATGTTCTTCCGTTCACGTATGGATGCTGAAGAGCTGGAGAAAGAAAAGAATGTCATCCTTGAAGAAATTTCAATGTGCGAGGACACACCAGACGATCTTGTACATGATTTGATGTGTGCTGCTGCTTACAAGGATCATCCGCTTGCGTATTCTATCCTTGGCTTAAAAGAACGGCTAATGGAGATGAAGCCAGATGATCTTCGTGCATACATGAAAGAGCAGTATACGATTGAGAATACGGTAATAAGTGTAGCGGGCAACATCAGCGATGGACTGATTGAGCTGCTGGAGAAGCATTTTGGTTCTTTTGCTAATCATGGCACATCTGCGCCGCTGACTAAACCGGATTATTATGGGGAAATGTTGTTCCACCGCAAGAAAACAGAACAGAATCATATTTGTCTTTCCTTACCAGGGGTCCGCTCTGGCGATCCATTACAATATGCTATGGTGCTTATTAATAATGCCATTGGTGGTGGGATGAGCTCACGGATGTTCCAAGAGATTCGTGAAAAACGAGGCCTAGCCTATTCCGTATATTCATACCATAGTTCTCAAGCGGATTCTGGATTGTTCACGGTCTATGCTGGAACTGCACCAAAGCAAACCAAGGATGTAATGGAGCTTATTAAAGAAATGATGTACGAACTCGCTACTAAGGGTCTCAGTGAAGATGAATTGAGAAAAGGCAAGGAGCAGCTTAAAGGTAGCCTCATTCTTAGCCTTGAAAGTACTAGTAGCCGGATGAATCGTATCGGAAAAAATGAACTTATGCTCGGAAAACACAACACATTAGACGATATGATCGCTAAGATTCAGTTAGTTACGATGGACAATATCAACAGTGTGCTTGATAATATGTTTGCTGAGCCGCTTTCTTTAGCGATGGTAGGCTCAACAGATAAAGCTATTGCAAATGTTAGGAGAGATGATCTTGTCTTATTACGTACAAATCAATAA
- a CDS encoding polysaccharide deacetylase family protein produces the protein MKTEKVALVVACVAIVIGIGSTQGPVKDMLAQLKPQDDLAVWKDIPKAANNDLRLRIETAAAKLNAPPVDAVVDRVWKAIPGYNGLEVDVESTYRNALLAPKEPIKFVYRQIEPKVSLNELGAEPIYRGNPAKPMVSLMINVAWGNQYIVPMLDILDEENVKVTFFLDGSWLSKNPELAAEMLKRGHEMENHAYTHPNMSTLSRARATVEIEKTQKLLKESLGVTNKWFAPPSGDFDQETVDIASSLGLKTVLWTVDTVDWRNPAPESIVAKITSKAEPGTLVLMHPTASSSKALKVMIRGIKAKGLQLGTVSQTLSAERLIPSDVE, from the coding sequence ATGAAGACGGAAAAGGTGGCATTAGTGGTTGCTTGTGTAGCAATCGTGATAGGAATTGGCAGCACACAGGGGCCGGTCAAGGACATGCTTGCACAATTGAAACCGCAGGATGATCTTGCAGTGTGGAAGGATATCCCTAAGGCGGCGAACAATGATCTTCGTCTGAGGATTGAAACCGCAGCGGCTAAGCTAAATGCGCCACCAGTGGATGCCGTGGTTGATCGGGTCTGGAAAGCTATTCCGGGCTATAACGGACTTGAGGTTGATGTAGAGAGTACCTATCGGAATGCTCTTTTGGCGCCAAAAGAACCCATTAAGTTTGTATATCGACAGATCGAACCAAAAGTATCGCTTAATGAACTGGGAGCAGAACCTATATATCGCGGAAACCCGGCGAAACCGATGGTTTCACTGATGATTAATGTGGCATGGGGAAATCAGTACATTGTGCCAATGCTGGATATTCTGGATGAAGAGAACGTAAAAGTTACGTTTTTTCTGGATGGAAGCTGGTTGAGTAAAAATCCGGAGCTTGCTGCAGAAATGCTAAAGCGTGGTCATGAGATGGAGAATCACGCGTATACCCACCCCAATATGAGTACCTTAAGTCGAGCGCGGGCTACCGTAGAAATTGAGAAGACTCAAAAGCTGTTAAAGGAATCGCTTGGAGTCACTAATAAATGGTTCGCGCCTCCATCAGGTGATTTCGATCAAGAGACAGTAGACATTGCTAGCAGTTTGGGCTTAAAGACCGTGCTCTGGACTGTGGATACAGTGGATTGGCGCAATCCTGCTCCTGAATCCATTGTTGCCAAAATCACAAGTAAAGCTGAACCCGGCACACTTGTTCTAATGCATCCGACTGCCTCATCCTCCAAGGCGCTGAAGGTCATGATACGCGGGATAAAGGCAAAAGGGTTACAGCTAGGTACAGTTAGCCAAACACTCTCAGCGGAGCGTCTAATCCCCTCTGATGTTGAGTGA